One Paenibacillus sp. FSL W8-0186 genomic window carries:
- a CDS encoding glycoside hydrolase family 30 beta sandwich domain-containing protein, whose product MSIAVLSKKVVKRSLCMALAGGLALSSLFASTQAHAAGETVEVWISTSDPSQADSGLSTSARLSRKGDVSFGADTGSVTYSIRIDENATRQQMDGFGVSITDASAWLLNYKLDSSKRAEVMERLFGQTGIGLSLLRQPIGASDFNWEAYTYADTPNDNNLNNFSIGRDKPYIVPMVKQALAKNPNIKVFASTWSAPAWMKYSNTLNGGKLKGEHYQTFADYLKKFVQAYQSEGIPIYAITVQNEPMYETSAYPSMKMSEQDQVGAIGDFIGPTFRNAGLNTKIITFDHNYLDWNYPNKVITDLKNGGKGHFVSGSAFHHYDSGDGSQMTSLHNAHPDKDIWFTEGGFGTWNDPENGTHSGFDNMANEFINITRNWSKSIITWNLALDQRSGPTLLAPNNSNRGMITIQNSDNRNDRPENSVTYKKQYYLLGHFSKFVVPGSYRVESNTYGDMKNVAFKNPDGSKVVVVYNPQSSNQNIKIQWGKQAFTYNIPGKSVMTFKWHGTVS is encoded by the coding sequence ATGTCAATCGCGGTTTTGTCGAAGAAAGTAGTCAAAAGAAGCTTATGCATGGCTTTGGCAGGTGGACTCGCATTATCTTCCCTGTTTGCATCAACGCAGGCGCATGCGGCCGGGGAAACGGTAGAGGTATGGATCTCCACGTCCGATCCTTCGCAAGCGGATTCGGGTCTTAGCACCTCCGCCAGACTTTCACGCAAAGGAGATGTATCCTTTGGGGCCGATACGGGCAGCGTGACGTACAGCATCCGCATCGACGAGAATGCAACCAGACAGCAAATGGACGGCTTCGGCGTATCGATTACCGACGCTTCCGCCTGGCTGCTGAATTACAAGCTGGATTCCTCCAAGCGCGCGGAGGTCATGGAGCGATTGTTCGGCCAGACTGGCATCGGGCTGAGCCTGCTGCGCCAGCCGATCGGGGCCTCCGATTTTAACTGGGAAGCCTACACTTATGCAGATACCCCGAACGACAACAATTTGAACAATTTCTCCATCGGCAGGGACAAGCCGTACATCGTCCCGATGGTGAAGCAGGCTTTGGCCAAGAACCCGAACATCAAAGTATTCGCCTCTACGTGGAGCGCGCCGGCATGGATGAAATATTCCAATACCTTAAATGGCGGCAAGCTGAAGGGCGAGCATTACCAGACCTTCGCCGACTATTTGAAAAAATTCGTGCAGGCCTATCAGAGTGAAGGCATTCCGATTTACGCGATTACGGTTCAGAACGAGCCTATGTATGAGACGAGCGCCTATCCCTCGATGAAGATGAGCGAGCAGGATCAAGTCGGTGCGATCGGCGATTTTATCGGGCCAACCTTCCGCAATGCCGGACTGAACACAAAGATCATTACGTTTGACCATAACTACCTGGACTGGAACTACCCGAACAAAGTGATTACCGATTTGAAAAACGGCGGAAAAGGCCACTTCGTTTCTGGAAGCGCTTTCCACCACTATGACAGCGGGGATGGCTCGCAAATGACGAGTCTTCATAATGCTCATCCGGATAAGGACATCTGGTTCACCGAAGGCGGCTTTGGCACGTGGAATGATCCGGAGAACGGCACCCATTCCGGCTTCGATAACATGGCGAACGAATTCATCAACATTACCCGCAACTGGTCCAAATCGATCATTACGTGGAATCTTGCGCTGGATCAGCGAAGCGGCCCAACACTCCTTGCGCCGAACAACAGCAACCGCGGCATGATCACGATTCAGAATTCGGATAACCGCAACGATCGGCCGGAGAATAGCGTCACTTACAAAAAGCAGTACTATCTGCTGGGGCATTTCAGCAAATTCGTGGTTCCCGGCTCGTACCGGGTCGAATCCAATACCTATGGGGACATGAAGAACGTAGCATTCAAAAATCCGGACGGCTCCAAAGTCGTTGTCGTCTATAACCCGCAGTCCTCGAATCAGAACATTAAAATCCAATGGGGCAAACAAGCCTTCACCTATAACATCCCGGGCAAATCCGTCATGACCTTCAAATGGCACGGTACGGTATCCTAA